The following are encoded together in the Pygocentrus nattereri isolate fPygNat1 chromosome 3, fPygNat1.pri, whole genome shotgun sequence genome:
- the vars1 gene encoding valine--tRNA ligase isoform X1, translated as MDSLYVSSHPDDFRSLLTLIAAEFSPSRPRTLAEEPPAGVARCRPALLLGDGRDTPLCGAGAVAWYLASVGRRTGSDAQQESEVWQWLSFAENELTPVACAVVFPLLGVMGVDRKLQHSSKAELLRVLKVLDQVLEPRTFLVGESLSLADMAVAMAALLPFKYALEPTDRKTLVNVSRWFDTCVNQPQFLKVLGKISLCEKMVPVTPKSSLTANTAAAANNTAPNSTPVNGPPKTEAQLKKEAKKREKMEKFQQKKEMEEKKKKKQMQSQTEKKAKPEKKELGVITYNVPTPAGEKKDVLSSLPDSYSPQYVEAAWYSWWEKQGFFKPEYGRKSLSEPNPRGIFMMCIPPPNVTGSLHLGHALTNAIQDCLTRWHRMRGETTLWNPGCDHAGIATQVVVEKKLMRERGMSRHDLGRENFIQEVWTWKNEKGDRIYHQLKKLGSSLDWDRACFTMDPKLSYAVQEAFIRMHDEGVIYRSKRLVNWSCTLNSAISDIEVDKKELTGRTLLPVPGYKEKVEFGVLVSFSYKIEGSDEEVVVATTRIETMLGDTAVAVHPDDPRYQHLKGKVALHPFCDRKLPVVFDDFVDMNFGTGAVKITPAHDHNDYEVGERHKLPFVNILDENGFLINVPPPFLGMKRFEARKAVLQALKDRGQFKEVKDNPMVVPVCSRSKDIVEPLLKPQWYVDCRDMGKQAADSVRSGELKIIPDHHLKTWFNWMDNIRDWCISRQLWWGHRIPAYFITVNDPSVKPGEDVDGHYWVSGRSEEEAREKAAKRFNVTADKISLRQDEDVLDTWFSSGIFPFSIFGWPNECEDLNVFYPGTLLETGHDILFFWVARMVMMGLKLTGKLPFKEVYLHAVVRDAHGRKMSKSLGNVIDPLDVITGISLEGLHAQLKDSNLDPVEIEKAKEGQKSDYPSGIPECGTDALRFALCAYTSQGRDINLDVNRILGYRHFCNKLWNAVKFAMRTLGESFVPWEKVQLCGSESVADRWILSRLCAAVALCGNGFQAYDFPAITTAIYNFWLYELCDVYLESVKPVFSRTDAEAQKQAEVCRQTLYTCLEVGLRLLSPIMPFVTEELFQRLPRRQPQDSPPSICVTSYPESSEFCWHSEEIDREMEFVMTVVRTIRSLRADYNLTKTRADCYLQCIDSATVSLVEKYSLQIQTLSYSQAIHPVIGGDGTIPVGCAVAIASDKCSVHLMLKGLIDLDKEVAKLTTKQGDLEKQMEKLEEKMKKSDYREKVPAKVQDLDAEKLRQSQTELQKVKEAIENFRRMM; from the exons CTGCAGCACAGTTCAAAGGCAGAGCTTCTACGCGTTCTGAAGGTTCTAGATCAGGTTCTAGAACCACGGACGTTCCTGGTCGGAGAGAGCTTGTCTCTGGCAGATATGGCTGTTGCTATGGCTGCGCTGCTGCCTTTCAAATAT GCACTGGAGCCGACAGACaggaaaacactggtgaatgtgaGCAGGTGGTTTGATACGTGCGTGAATCAGCCTCAGTTTCTGAAGGTGTTGGGCAAAATATCCCTCTGTGAAAAGATGGTCCCCGTGACTCCCAAATCTAGCTTAACTGCCAACACTGCTGCAGCAGCAAACAACACTGCTCCCAACAGCACACCTGTCAATG GTCCACCGAAGACAGAAGCTCAGCTAAAGAAAGAGGCTAAAAAGCGAGAGAAGATGGAGAAATTCCAGCagaagaaagagatggaggagaagaagaagaagaagcagatgCAGTCTCAGACTGAG AAAAAGGCCAAACCAGAGAAGAAGGAACTGGGAGTGATTACATACAACGTTCCTACTCCGGCCGGAGAGAAAAAAG ATGTGCTGAGCTCTCTGCCTGATTCATACAGTCCGCAGTACGTGGAGGCAGCCTGGTACTCGTGGTGGGAAAAACAGGGATTCTTCAAACCTGAGTATGGG CGGAAGAGCCTCAGCGAGCCAAACCCTCGTGGAATCTTCATGATGTGTATTCCTCCACCTAATGTGACCGGGTCTCTTCATTTGGGCCACGCCTTGACCAATGCCATCCAGGACTGCTTGACCAGATG GCACAGGATGAGAGGGGAGACCACGCTGTGGAACCCTGGCTGTGATCACGCTGGCATCGCAACCCAGGTGGTGGTGGAGAAGAagctgatgagagagagagggatgagccGACACGACCTCGGGCGAGAGAACTTCATCCAGGAGGTCTGGACGTGGAAGAATGA AAAGGGAGATCGTATCTACCACCAGCTGAAGAAACTCGGCTCTTCTCTGGACTGGGATAGAGCGTGTTTCACCATGGATCCT AAACTGTCATATGCTGTTCAGGAGGCTTTCATTCGTATGCATGACGAGGGAGTGATCTACAGGAGCAAAAGGCTGGTCAACTGGTCCTGCACGCTCAACTCTGCCATCTCTGACATAGAG GTGGATAAGAAGGAGCTGACAGGCAGAACTCTGCTTCCTGTGCCAGGCTATAAGGAGAAGGTAGAGTTTGGAGTGCTGGTGTCTTTCTCCTATAAGATCGAGGGATCAG ATGAGGAGGTAGTCGTGGCGACCACACGTATCGAGACCATGTTAGGAGATACAGCTGTGGCGGTCCACCCCGACGACCCCAGATACCAG CACCTGAAGGGAAAGGTGGCACTTCACCCGTTCTGTGACCGTAAACTGCCCGTTGTCTTCGATGACTTTGTGGACATGAATTTTGGAACAG GTGCGGTAAAGATCACCCCAGCTCATGACCACAACGACTACGAGGTGGGCGAGAGACACAAACTTCCCTTCGTCAACATCCTGGACGAGAACGGCTTCCTTATCAACGTTCCTCCTCCATTCCTG GGTATGAAGCGTTTTGAGGCGAGGAAAGCTGTGCTGCAGGCCCTGAAGGACAGAGGCCAGTTCAAGGAGGTTAAAGATAACCCCATGGTGGTGCCTGTGTGCAG cCGTTCTAAGGACATTGTGGAGCCGCTGCTGAAGCCGCAGTGGTACGTTGACTGTAGAGACATGGGGAAGCAGGCTGCAGACTCGGTTAGAAGCGGCGAGCTAAAGATTATCCCTGATCACCACCTGAAAACCTGGTTCAACTGGATGGACAACATCAG ggacTGGTGTATTTCCCGTCAGCTGTGGTGGGGCCACAGGATCCCAGCATATTTCATTACAGTAAATGACCCATCTGTCAAGCCAGGAGAG GATGTGGATGGTCATTACTGGGTCAGTGGGCGGTCAGAGGAAGAAGCTAGAGAGAAGGCAGCGAAGCGCttcaatgtcactgcagacaaaATCTCCCTGCGCCAGG ATGAGGATGTGTTGGATACCTGGTTTTCCTCAGGAATCTTTCCATTTTCCATCTTTGGTTGGCCAAATGAA tgtgaggaCCTGAATGTGTTCTACCCAGGCACTCTTCTGGAGACGGGTCATGATATCCTGTTCTTCTGGGTGGCCCGAATGGTCATGATGGGCCTCAAACTCACAGGAAAACTCCCATTCaaagag GTGTATCTGCACGCTGTGGTGAGGGATGCCCATGGCAGAAAGATGAGCAAGTCTCTGGGTAACGTCATCGACCCCCTGGACGTCATTACAGGAATCTCTCTGGAG ggacTCCATGCTCAGCTGAAGGACAGCAATCTGGACCCAGTGGAGATTGAGAAGGCCAAAGAGGGACAG AAATCTGACTATCCCAGTGGGATTCCAGAGTGTGGAACAGATGCCCTCAGGTTTGCCCTGTGTGCCTACACTAGCCAAG GAAGGGACATTAATCTGGACGTAAACCGGATTCTGGGCTACAGGCATTTTTGCAATAAGCTGTGGAATGCTGTGAAGTTTGCCATGAGGACTCTGGGCGAGAGCTTTGTGCCCTGGGAGAAAGTCCAG CTGTGTGGCAGCGAAAGTGTGGCTGATAGGTGGATTTTGTCGCGACTGTGTGCTGCTGTCGCTCTGTGTGGGAACGGATTCCAAGCCTACGATTTCCCAGCAATCACTACTGCCATCTACAACTTCTGGCTCTACGAGCTCTGTGATGTCTATCTG GAAAGTGTGAAGCCAGTGTTCAGCAGGACGGACGCTGAGGCTCAGAAACAGGCCGAGGTTTGCAGGCAGACCCTCTACACCTGTCTGGAGGTGGGGCTCCGTCTCCTGTCCCCAATCATGCCCTTTGTTACCGAGGAGCTCTTCCAGCGGTTGCCACGGAGACAGCCTCAAGACAGCCCTCCCAGCATCTGCGTCACCTCCTACCCAGAAAGCTCAGAG TTTTGCTGGCACAGTGAGGAGATCGACCGCGAGATGGAGTTTGTGATGACCGTGGTCCGAACCATTCGATCCCTCAGGGCCGACTACAACCTCACCAAGACCCGCGCTGACT gtTATCTGCAGTGTATAGACTCTGCTACAGTGTCTCTGGTGGAGAAATACAGTCTGCAGATCCAAACTCTCTCCTACTCTCAGGCCATCCACCCTGTTATCGGGGGTGACGGTACTATCCCAGTGGGCTGTGCAGTGGCTATAGCCTCTGATAAATGCAGCGTCCATCTCAtgctgaag GGCTTGATTGATTTAGATAAGGAAGTGGCCAAACTGACAACGAAGCAGGGTGACctggagaaacagatggagaaaCTGGAGGAGAAGATGAAAAAGAGTGATTACAGAGAGAAAGTTCCAGCGAAGGTGCAGGACCTGGATGCTGAGAAG TTGAGGCAGAGTCAGACAGAGCTGCAGAAAGTGAAGGAAGCCATCGAGAACTTCAGAAGAATGATGTAA